A genomic window from Cricetulus griseus strain 17A/GY chromosome 4, alternate assembly CriGri-PICRH-1.0, whole genome shotgun sequence includes:
- the LOC113835496 gene encoding serine/arginine repetitive matrix protein 3-like, translated as MLCRAPTARSSGGCAAVRSPGSRGSKELGARVPEPRGDGQCPPLGTGGDEGPAASRPHPRPGRQAPGAGRDGEGAAWSAVRGLGGPPLRPGSPGPEEGPAPPPPPSAPPRSRSRSRARRRRRRRRRRSHCRFSATHRRDARAGQLRRAPARAEPSATPRHPCCSPAPGPHSPTRALSASAGLSEALRSRAADVQAPAGSSPGRAAHSTGPRAFRCGGA; from the exons ATGCTCTGCAGGGCTCCCACGGCCCGGAGCAGCGGAGGCTGCGCGGCTGTCCGGTCCCCTGGCAGCCGAGGAAGCAAAGAGCTCGGAGCTCGGGTCCCCGAGCCTCGGGGAGACGGGCAATGCCCGCCACTGGGAACAGGAGGGGATGAGGGCCCGG CCGCTTCCCGGCCTCATCCCCGGCCGGGGAGGCAGGCTCCCGGGGCAGGGCGAGACGGGGAGGGCGCGGCCTGGAGCGCCGTGCGGGGGCTTGGGGGGCCGCCGCTTAGGCCCGGCTCGCCAGGTCCTGAGGAGGGGCctgcgccgccgccgccgccgtcCGCACCGCCGCGAAGCCGAAGCCGAAGCCGagcccgccgccgccgccgccgccgccgccgccgctcCCACTGCCGCTTCAGCGCCACACATCGCCGGGACGCCCGCGCCGGGCAGCTGCGCCGGGCGCCCGCCCGTGCCGAACCCTCTGCAACCCCACGCCATCCATGCTGCAGCCCAGCTCCGGGACCCCACAGCCCCACGCGCGCCTTGTCAGCGTCCGCCGGGCTTTCCGAGGCTCTCCGGAGCCGCGCGGCTGATGTACAGGCGCCCGCCGGGTCCTCCCCGGGGCGCGCCGCACACAGCACAGGACCCCGGGCCTTCCGCTGCGGTGGCGCGTGA